The nucleotide window AGCTTCTGGATGACCAAAGCGGGGGGGGGCTTGTCGGGCGCCTGGGAAGGGCTCTCAGGAACCTCGCCGATCGAGAAAAAAAGACGCCTGAATTCGTCCGTGCCGGACAGTTCGTTAAGCTTGACGAGGATTTCCTCCTTGAGAAACTGCAGTTGATGAAGCCAGACCGTGGTAGAAACGATCACGTACAGCGAACCCCTTTTGAGATTTTCCGGCAGGGTGCGCGAGGCGATCAGGGGGCCAACAGCGCGTTCCCACAAATCTACAAGACGGCGGTCTGTCCTTTGGTGGGGAATGTCCATTTTTTTTAGAACCTTGTGGAGGATATCCCCGAGCGGTTCCGGTTTTC belongs to Syntrophales bacterium and includes:
- a CDS encoding DUF721 domain-containing protein; protein product: MRKRTSSRKPEPLGDILHKVLKKMDIPHQRTDRRLVDLWERAVGPLIASRTLPENLKRGSLYVIVSTTVWLHQLQFLKEEILVKLNELSGTDEFRRLFFSIGEVPESPSQAPDKPPPALVIQKLRLRDRQMVEQSLAAIGDPELRAAIERTMIREISRRRAIQKRQDP